In Psychrobacter ciconiae, the following are encoded in one genomic region:
- a CDS encoding energy transducer TonB, whose product MKQFGAPSNKVKLIAAASVIGLHTLTAVALTTVKTPKPIEKLPETPPIEIQLITLAQEKPVVKKEKKLTKPVKPEPKKPEPKPEVAKVAPPPKADPVVEEVVEEVVPEPTPEPKPLPEPIVEEKPTPLPEPTPEPLPEPEPVIKEKIEAVDQPKIHEQDWFVEQQKLEEAQRKRTQELIRQAAIESEAAARHQTELDEVKRQEEVKRQEELQKEVMRQQELAQQQELAKEMQRKQQEAEKQAQAEADARARAEANARAKAEADAKARAEADAKAKADADAKKAAEDASNTPVNFTASNANWASMPRFSFPDRAARGAQSGDTFEVVLLLRVNKQGRIESVQLAKSSGNAILDREAQRQVKSGRFNPFKKDGAAVVGNVTLPISYQVP is encoded by the coding sequence TTGAAACAATTTGGCGCACCCTCTAACAAAGTAAAGCTGATTGCGGCGGCAAGCGTCATCGGCTTGCACACCTTAACGGCGGTGGCGTTGACAACGGTAAAAACACCAAAGCCCATCGAAAAATTGCCAGAGACGCCGCCAATTGAAATTCAGCTGATTACCTTGGCTCAAGAAAAGCCGGTGGTAAAAAAAGAGAAAAAGTTAACCAAACCTGTTAAGCCTGAACCTAAAAAACCTGAACCCAAACCAGAAGTGGCTAAAGTAGCACCACCGCCGAAAGCTGACCCTGTGGTCGAAGAGGTCGTTGAAGAGGTTGTCCCAGAGCCAACACCTGAGCCAAAACCGCTTCCTGAACCTATCGTTGAAGAAAAGCCAACGCCGCTTCCTGAGCCAACACCTGAACCACTTCCTGAACCTGAACCGGTGATTAAAGAGAAGATAGAAGCTGTTGACCAGCCCAAAATTCATGAGCAAGATTGGTTTGTTGAGCAGCAAAAGCTTGAAGAAGCACAGCGCAAGCGCACTCAAGAGTTGATAAGACAAGCAGCCATTGAATCAGAAGCCGCTGCCAGGCACCAAACTGAGCTTGATGAAGTAAAACGCCAAGAAGAAGTGAAGCGCCAAGAAGAATTACAAAAAGAAGTCATGCGTCAGCAAGAGTTGGCACAGCAACAAGAATTGGCAAAAGAGATGCAGCGCAAACAGCAAGAAGCGGAAAAGCAAGCCCAAGCTGAAGCTGACGCCAGAGCGCGCGCTGAAGCTAATGCCCGCGCCAAAGCCGAAGCCGATGCAAAAGCTCGCGCAGAAGCAGACGCCAAAGCAAAGGCTGATGCCGATGCCAAAAAAGCCGCTGAAGACGCCAGCAACACCCCAGTTAACTTTACGGCGAGTAATGCCAACTGGGCATCGATGCCACGATTTAGCTTCCCAGACCGCGCTGCTCGCGGCGCGCAATCCGGCGATACCTTTGAAGTGGTGCTGCTGCTTCGGGTGAATAAACAAGGTCGCATTGAAAGCGTTCAGTTGGCAAAATCTTCCGGAAATGCCATTTTAGACCGTGAAGCTCAGCGGCAGGTCAAATCAGGACGCTTTAATCCGTTTAAAAAAGATGGCGCTGCTGTCGTGGGTAACGTAACTCTCCCGATTAGCTATCAAGTGCCCTAA
- a CDS encoding MotA/TolQ/ExbB proton channel family protein, translating to MDFASYWQYSDLVTKSLFFILLLLSILSWVTGIIRVYQSHKLSIIVADDLSQAIQNQANLDQGDLTARRVATEQALLQQIGRYRYHSERGLPILGTTAAIAPFIGLFGTVWGIFHALHNIGMSGQAGLGQVAGPVGEALIMTGFGIGVAIPAVVFYNLCVRINRKVMFFANDRAHELLAGTVQASPKSTAQRTALQQPTKAANMAAATNYQNSVSQSL from the coding sequence ATGGACTTTGCAAGTTACTGGCAATATAGCGACTTGGTGACCAAAAGCTTATTTTTCATTTTGCTGTTGCTCTCCATTTTGTCGTGGGTGACCGGAATTATCCGCGTTTATCAAAGCCATAAGCTCTCAATCATAGTGGCTGATGATTTAAGTCAAGCTATCCAAAATCAGGCGAACCTTGACCAAGGCGACTTAACTGCGCGTCGCGTTGCCACCGAGCAGGCACTCCTTCAACAAATCGGTCGCTACCGTTATCACAGCGAGCGCGGCTTACCAATCCTTGGAACGACGGCAGCGATTGCGCCGTTTATCGGACTTTTTGGCACGGTTTGGGGCATTTTTCATGCCCTTCACAATATCGGCATGAGCGGTCAAGCAGGGCTTGGTCAGGTGGCAGGACCTGTGGGTGAGGCGCTGATTATGACGGGATTTGGTATTGGGGTGGCAATTCCTGCCGTGGTGTTTTATAACCTTTGCGTTCGCATTAACCGAAAAGTCATGTTTTTTGCCAATGACCGCGCTCATGAGCTGCTTGCCGGAACGGTTCAAGCCAGCCCAAAATCCACCGCCCAAAGAACCGCACTACAACAACCTACTAAAGCGGCGAACATGGCGGCAGCGACCAATTACCAAAATTCGGTATCGCAGTCTTTATAG
- a CDS encoding ExbD/TolR family protein, with amino-acid sequence MAFQLGDDDAQGMNEMNLIPLIDIMLVLMIIFLLTATVLNPTVPLTLPKTTASMNEQPPEVIQVSVDKDAGIFWDSDPISMEELQSRLAAESAKGNDPSIQLRADKDSKYDTVAQVLAAASQAGLSKIAFVNE; translated from the coding sequence ATGGCTTTTCAACTAGGTGACGACGACGCTCAAGGCATGAATGAGATGAACCTCATCCCGCTCATCGACATTATGCTTGTTTTGATGATTATCTTTTTGTTGACGGCAACGGTATTGAACCCAACCGTGCCATTAACGCTGCCCAAAACCACCGCCTCAATGAATGAGCAGCCGCCAGAAGTGATTCAAGTCAGTGTGGACAAAGATGCCGGAATATTTTGGGACAGTGACCCCATCAGCATGGAAGAGTTACAAAGCCGTCTTGCTGCTGAAAGTGCAAAAGGCAATGACCCGTCAATTCAGCTTCGTGCCGATAAAGATAGCAAGTACGATACTGTCGCCCAAGTGCTGGCGGCGGCAAGTCAGGCAGGACTAAGCAAAATTGCTTTTGTGAATGAATAA
- a CDS encoding IS982 family transposase, whose product MPIDEFIINIYLMVEQYYKKVVTKPLRGSGYAPKLTDPEIICMEVVGEFLNMDQDKQIWQYFTQHWQAWFPAIGSYPNFAKHCANLWQVKQRIQDQVSLLEGQDNIHLIDGFPIPVCHYGRAYRHKNYRQIATFSYCAAKQEKYYGFEGHLLVNLSGMIKGFTFAPAHIDERAIAPEITDHIHGLLGADKGYISPSLDQYYQSQGIDLQTPLRRNMTDDRPKPVLKRLMKVRRTVETVIGQLAERFNIQKVRAKDLWHLSHRLIRKVLSHNLCFVLNKQLGNPPLQFELLISS is encoded by the coding sequence ATGCCCATAGATGAATTTATCATCAATATCTACTTAATGGTAGAGCAATACTATAAAAAAGTCGTAACCAAGCCGTTACGAGGGTCGGGTTATGCACCTAAACTTACTGATCCTGAAATTATTTGCATGGAAGTGGTTGGTGAGTTTTTAAACATGGATCAAGACAAACAGATTTGGCAGTACTTTACCCAGCATTGGCAAGCTTGGTTTCCAGCCATAGGGTCATACCCTAACTTTGCCAAGCACTGCGCTAACTTATGGCAAGTGAAACAACGAATTCAAGATCAAGTGAGTCTACTTGAAGGACAAGACAACATTCATCTGATTGATGGCTTTCCCATACCCGTTTGTCATTATGGTCGAGCTTACCGGCATAAGAATTATCGACAGATTGCCACGTTCAGCTACTGCGCGGCTAAGCAAGAGAAGTATTATGGTTTCGAGGGTCACTTGCTTGTGAACTTATCGGGCATGATTAAAGGCTTTACCTTTGCTCCTGCCCATATTGATGAAAGAGCAATTGCTCCAGAGATTACTGACCATATTCATGGATTACTTGGGGCTGACAAAGGCTATATCAGTCCTAGTCTTGATCAATATTATCAGTCTCAAGGTATCGATTTACAGACCCCACTGAGACGCAATATGACGGATGATCGACCCAAACCTGTACTAAAACGCTTAATGAAAGTGCGTCGTACGGTTGAAACGGTCATCGGTCAACTTGCTGAACGGTTTAATATTCAAAAAGTACGGGCAAAGGACTTATGGCATTTGTCTCACCGATTGATTCGTAAGGTTCTGTCGCATAATTTATGCTTTGTACTGAATAAACAGCTCGGTAATCCGCCTCTTCAGTTTGAGTTGCTCATTTCAAGTTGA
- a CDS encoding DUF2799 domain-containing protein, whose product MNWQSVFSVKPFTVKTAILSASLSLLLLSGCATTQSLTPQQCQAGNWQDIGYGDGMRGRSGDYFGRYVSQCASVMGTAPNRIAWETGRKQGLKGYCTELNAYKRGREGFDWQPVCPLEGIDKLEEAYAQGRYYYLRQRDFDSLYSPYPYGHRPFGYRPFGYYW is encoded by the coding sequence ATGAACTGGCAATCTGTTTTTTCGGTCAAACCCTTTACGGTTAAAACTGCCATCCTCAGCGCCAGTTTGAGCCTGTTGCTGCTTTCTGGCTGCGCCACCACCCAAAGCCTCACGCCGCAGCAATGCCAAGCGGGCAATTGGCAGGATATCGGTTATGGGGACGGCATGCGTGGTCGCTCAGGCGATTATTTCGGTCGTTACGTCAGCCAATGCGCAAGCGTTATGGGCACAGCTCCCAACCGAATCGCTTGGGAGACGGGTCGCAAGCAAGGTTTAAAAGGGTATTGCACTGAGCTAAACGCTTATAAACGTGGTCGCGAGGGCTTTGACTGGCAACCGGTTTGTCCGCTTGAGGGCATTGACAAGCTTGAGGAAGCCTACGCTCAGGGTCGCTATTACTATTTGCGGCAGCGCGATTTTGACTCGTTATACTCACCGTATCCTTATGGTCACAGACCCTTTGGCTATCGACCGTTTGGCTATTACTGGTAA
- the topA gene encoding type I DNA topoisomerase, which translates to MAKTPTKPSKKNDSESSGKSLVIVESPAKAKTINKYLGNDFIVRSSIGHVRDLPVSGSGKTTKKTAKDDKLSKEEKAQQALVRRMGVDPEHGWKAVYEVLPNKTKVIKELKALAKDADKIYLATDMDREGEAIAWHLKEVIGGDDSKYQRVVFNEITKSAIQSAFEQPSKLDIDRVNAQQARRFLDRVVGFMVSPLLWQKVARGLSAGRVQSVAMRLVVEREHEIRAFIPEEYWQIHADTHITAEKSASAEPENIRLEAVKQNGKPLKLGNKEQTDSVLEILRSADFVVKEREEKPTQSKPSAPFITSTLQQAASTRLGFSVKKTMILAQRLYEAGHITYMRTDSTFLSNDAQAAARGFIEDNFGKKYVPAKPNIYGNKQNAQEAHEAIRPSNVNLKSTQLKGVERDAIRLYELIWRQFVACQMMPAKYLSVNLLVTAGNVELKARGRTMTFDGFTKVMPPAKTDDTLLPDVKAGEALTLDKLDPSQHFTKPPPRYTEASLVKELEKKGIGRPSTYASIISTIQDRGYVKLENKRLFAEKMGDIVTDRLTASFPDLMDYTFTAALEDKLDHVAEGEQDWKNVLDNFYGDFKTKLERAKDQDGMRPNDPTDVPDVHCDLCGRPMQLRTGSTGVFLGCTGYNLPPKERCKGTKNLMPVEAFANLDDSESDEIAEVKDLMEKKRCPKCATAMDGYIVDGGLKLHVCGSNPDCDGYILEEGKFEIPGSDAPTIDCDKCDGQMELKTGRFGPYFACQKCDNTRKVLKTGEPAPPRMEPIDMPELKSTKHDDHFILREGAAGMFLAASKFPKVRETRAPKLAELRPIQDKMEDKFQYLFDAPDEDPEGNPTILRWSRKQKEQYVGSEKNGKATRWGVYWRNGKWVEE; encoded by the coding sequence ATGGCAAAAACCCCAACCAAACCGAGCAAAAAAAATGACAGCGAAAGCAGTGGTAAGTCGCTTGTCATCGTTGAATCCCCTGCCAAAGCCAAAACGATCAATAAATATTTGGGCAACGATTTTATTGTGCGCTCAAGCATTGGTCACGTTCGCGACTTGCCCGTCAGCGGCAGCGGTAAAACGACCAAAAAAACCGCCAAAGATGACAAGTTGAGCAAAGAGGAAAAGGCGCAGCAAGCATTGGTTCGGCGAATGGGCGTTGACCCTGAGCACGGCTGGAAAGCCGTTTATGAAGTGCTGCCGAACAAGACCAAAGTCATTAAAGAGTTAAAAGCCCTTGCCAAAGACGCCGATAAAATCTATCTGGCAACGGATATGGACCGCGAGGGCGAAGCCATTGCTTGGCATTTAAAAGAAGTCATCGGCGGCGACGACAGCAAATATCAGCGCGTGGTCTTTAATGAAATTACCAAATCGGCGATTCAAAGCGCTTTTGAGCAGCCATCAAAACTTGATATCGACCGCGTGAATGCCCAGCAGGCGCGCCGATTTTTAGACCGCGTCGTCGGCTTTATGGTGTCGCCGTTACTTTGGCAAAAAGTTGCTCGCGGCTTGTCGGCAGGTCGTGTTCAGTCGGTTGCCATGCGCTTGGTCGTTGAGCGCGAGCACGAAATCCGCGCTTTTATCCCTGAAGAATACTGGCAAATCCATGCCGATACTCACATTACCGCTGAAAAAAGCGCCAGTGCTGAGCCTGAAAATATCCGCTTAGAAGCGGTCAAACAAAACGGCAAACCCTTAAAGCTTGGCAATAAAGAACAAACCGACAGCGTTCTTGAGATTTTAAGATCGGCGGATTTTGTCGTTAAAGAGCGCGAAGAAAAGCCCACGCAGTCCAAGCCCAGTGCGCCGTTTATCACCTCAACGTTACAGCAAGCCGCCAGCACGCGCCTTGGGTTTTCGGTGAAAAAGACCATGATTTTGGCGCAGCGCCTTTATGAAGCCGGTCACATCACCTATATGCGAACCGACTCGACGTTTTTATCAAATGACGCTCAAGCAGCAGCTCGCGGCTTTATTGAGGACAATTTTGGTAAAAAATACGTTCCTGCCAAGCCCAACATTTATGGCAATAAACAAAACGCCCAAGAAGCTCACGAAGCCATTCGCCCCTCAAACGTCAATTTAAAATCAACGCAACTAAAAGGCGTTGAGCGCGATGCCATTCGCCTTTATGAGCTGATTTGGCGGCAGTTTGTGGCGTGCCAGATGATGCCTGCCAAGTATTTATCGGTCAATTTGCTCGTGACCGCCGGTAATGTTGAGCTAAAAGCTCGCGGTCGCACCATGACTTTTGATGGCTTTACCAAAGTTATGCCGCCTGCCAAAACCGATGATACATTGCTTCCTGATGTCAAAGCAGGGGAGGCGCTGACCCTTGATAAGCTTGACCCAAGCCAGCATTTTACCAAGCCACCACCGCGCTACACTGAGGCAAGCCTTGTCAAAGAGCTTGAGAAAAAAGGCATCGGTCGACCATCAACTTACGCCTCAATCATCTCAACCATTCAAGACCGCGGTTATGTTAAGCTTGAAAATAAGCGCCTGTTCGCTGAAAAAATGGGCGACATTGTCACCGACCGCTTGACCGCAAGCTTTCCTGACTTGATGGATTATACCTTTACCGCCGCTTTAGAGGACAAGCTTGACCACGTTGCCGAAGGCGAGCAGGACTGGAAAAACGTCCTTGATAACTTTTATGGCGACTTTAAAACCAAGCTTGAGCGTGCCAAAGACCAAGACGGAATGCGCCCCAATGACCCAACGGACGTCCCCGATGTTCATTGCGACTTGTGCGGCCGCCCCATGCAGCTTCGCACCGGCTCAACGGGCGTCTTTTTAGGCTGCACGGGCTACAACTTGCCGCCAAAAGAGCGCTGCAAAGGCACCAAAAACTTAATGCCGGTTGAGGCGTTTGCCAATCTTGATGACTCAGAAAGCGATGAGATCGCCGAAGTTAAAGACTTGATGGAAAAAAAGCGCTGCCCGAAATGCGCCACTGCTATGGACGGCTATATCGTTGATGGCGGCTTAAAGCTGCATGTTTGTGGCAGTAATCCGGATTGTGACGGCTACATTTTAGAAGAAGGTAAGTTTGAAATCCCCGGTTCAGACGCCCCAACCATTGATTGCGACAAATGTGATGGTCAAATGGAGTTAAAAACGGGTCGCTTTGGACCTTACTTTGCCTGCCAAAAATGCGACAACACCCGAAAAGTGCTCAAAACTGGCGAACCTGCACCGCCGCGAATGGAACCGATCGATATGCCGGAGCTTAAATCGACCAAGCATGACGACCATTTTATCTTGCGTGAAGGGGCAGCCGGAATGTTTTTGGCAGCGTCCAAATTTCCCAAAGTTCGCGAAACCCGAGCGCCAAAGCTTGCCGAGCTGCGACCGATTCAAGATAAGATGGAAGACAAGTTTCAATATCTGTTCGATGCGCCTGATGAAGACCCCGAAGGCAATCCAACTATTTTGCGCTGGTCAAGAAAGCAAAAGGAACAATATGTTGGCTCGGAAAAAAACGGCAAAGCCACACGCTGGGGCGTTTATTGGCGCAATGGCAAATGGGTTGAAGAATAG
- a CDS encoding superoxide dismutase family protein encodes MKTLINKKNMLTGALLCSAAMALSACQSTEGQLNTGNPLSQPTLKSTLKTTDAKQMEVGQMFLRPVDGGVQVYGKLMNLTPGQTVAIHIHETGSCADMGKAAGGHFNPDNHKHSNPDDMMGHAGDLPNVTADASGVATLNFVNKKISATEAGKYSVNRRAFIVHSGADDYVSQPAGASGERIACGIIEKN; translated from the coding sequence ATGAAAACGCTCATCAATAAAAAAAACATGTTAACTGGCGCCTTGTTATGTAGTGCCGCGATGGCGCTAAGTGCCTGTCAAAGTACCGAAGGTCAACTCAATACCGGCAATCCCCTAAGCCAACCTACTTTAAAATCAACCTTAAAAACGACCGACGCTAAGCAAATGGAAGTTGGTCAAATGTTTTTACGACCAGTCGATGGCGGCGTTCAGGTTTACGGTAAATTGATGAATTTGACCCCCGGTCAAACGGTTGCCATTCATATTCACGAAACCGGAAGCTGCGCGGATATGGGCAAAGCTGCGGGCGGTCACTTTAACCCCGACAATCACAAGCACTCAAACCCCGATGACATGATGGGTCACGCCGGCGACCTACCAAACGTCACCGCCGATGCATCCGGTGTGGCAACGCTCAACTTTGTGAATAAGAAAATCTCCGCGACCGAAGCGGGTAAATACAGCGTCAACCGCCGCGCCTTCATTGTCCATAGCGGCGCAGACGACTATGTGAGTCAACCTGCTGGCGCGTCAGGTGAGCGAATTGCTTGCGGCATCATTGAGAAAAACTAA
- a CDS encoding META domain-containing protein, producing the protein MKNYQLTNLLAFSAFCSVLTLAGCQSPKDVMTTQTTIASQIPLDPLPSEPQPIQARKLQWASGYDWQLIEARNPQGQPIMTQSANPINLKIEPSTLTLSQGCQSYSVDLYQSSQPFPYSGSQLSKAPSSCHKNDHNQSHISDIPTLIKNRYFDFNLEAIAPQASVKHQPNTVKQLALKIKNGNTLIFKGTPKAFATPEGLTINNELLERYHWRLINAVSYDFDNQGKPVSKKLIGDFYHPDFPISLDFFSNADYQTISFSANCNGTGAPYILTQDYQLRIGLATQTMKSCGSTGDRIESHLYKLLSQSSSQLKLTLQPQSSTAKADFPRYLLTQKMESGETLVWESEARLNR; encoded by the coding sequence ATGAAAAATTACCAATTAACAAATTTGCTCGCATTTTCTGCCTTTTGCAGCGTGTTAACCTTAGCAGGATGTCAGTCACCTAAAGACGTGATGACAACTCAAACAACTATAGCCTCTCAAATTCCACTGGATCCGCTGCCATCCGAACCTCAACCTATCCAAGCTCGCAAATTGCAGTGGGCAAGTGGCTATGATTGGCAATTGATTGAGGCTCGTAACCCGCAAGGTCAGCCTATAATGACTCAATCGGCTAATCCTATTAACTTAAAAATTGAGCCGTCCACACTGACGCTATCTCAAGGTTGCCAGTCTTATAGCGTAGATCTCTACCAAAGCAGCCAACCTTTTCCTTATAGCGGCTCACAGCTTTCTAAAGCGCCCTCGTCATGCCATAAAAATGACCATAACCAAAGCCATATTAGCGACATCCCAACGCTAATAAAAAATAGGTACTTCGATTTTAATCTTGAAGCAATTGCGCCCCAAGCTTCGGTAAAACATCAACCCAACACCGTTAAGCAGTTGGCTTTAAAAATCAAAAATGGCAACACCTTAATTTTTAAAGGAACGCCTAAAGCCTTCGCAACGCCTGAAGGTCTTACAATCAACAATGAGTTGCTAGAGCGCTACCACTGGCGGCTCATTAATGCGGTCAGCTATGATTTTGACAATCAAGGTAAGCCGGTCTCAAAAAAGCTCATCGGCGATTTTTATCATCCGGATTTTCCAATTTCTTTAGATTTTTTTAGCAATGCTGACTATCAAACGATCTCATTTAGCGCTAATTGTAATGGCACAGGTGCACCTTACATTTTAACTCAAGATTATCAATTAAGAATTGGACTTGCCACACAAACGATGAAGAGCTGTGGCTCGACAGGAGACCGGATTGAATCGCACTTATATAAGCTGCTTAGTCAAAGTTCCAGTCAACTTAAACTGACCCTACAGCCGCAATCGTCAACGGCTAAAGCAGATTTTCCGCGATATTTACTTACACAAAAGATGGAATCAGGCGAAACTTTGGTTTGGGAAAGTGAGGCAAGACTAAACCGGTAA
- the lon gene encoding endopeptidase La, whose protein sequence is MTEYNIDNINIDINDDAIDSTKATDKPENYLPLLALRDVVVYPQMQIALFVGRAPSVKAVELAQAEYDSKVLVVAQKDSLTEDIDQDNLYKFGTVCRIVSTMPHDSDDNCIKVLIEGEYRARVDRLEDHDDLLMASFERADLNVEMDERQQKNTIKALISLFESYADARLRNSRELIRVAKRIDDLLELVYFISTRVSMDLDIKQSFLEEDDLKAHINTLTEYLVKQSAEQNIEQDIQDAVRQQMEDNQREYFLNEKMKAIKNELSDLHNGAFDAEDDTAELEQRLAEADLPEDVRKKAEQEFKKLKMMPPASSESSVVRNYIEWILDTPWNAASKVSINLDKAKTILDEDHYGLQDVKDRILEYLAVQSRVKKLRGPILCLVGPPGVGKTSLGESIARATGRKFVRMALGGVRDEAEIRGHRRTYIGAMPGKIVQSLAKVEVKNPLFLLDEVDKMAQDFRGDPASALLEVLDPSQNDSFNDHYLDMDLDLSQVMFICTANSMDIPPALLDRMEVIRLPGYTEEEKINIAQKYLVPKAVKQNGLKDGEIEIVDAALHSIVRSYTREAGVRNLEREINKICRKVVRESVESHGARAPKKDERNLVTVDDNNIDDYLGVHQFDYGLAEKEPEIGRVTGLAWTQVGGELLTIEAVAMKGKGELIFTGSLGDVMKESIRAAMSVVRARGDLLGIDYETIKNTDIHVHMPEGATPKDGPSAGGALTTALVSALTGIAIRPDIAMTGEITLRGKILRIGGLKEKLLAAHRGGIKHVLIPESNERDLADIPDNVKEGLTIQPVSTIDEVLKAALVSVPDPIKPAKVTVDTTKGNALHN, encoded by the coding sequence ATGACTGAATATAATATTGACAACATCAACATTGATATCAATGATGACGCAATTGATAGCACCAAAGCTACCGACAAGCCTGAAAACTACTTACCCCTTTTAGCCCTTCGTGACGTTGTCGTCTATCCACAAATGCAAATCGCGCTGTTCGTTGGTCGCGCACCATCGGTAAAAGCCGTTGAGCTTGCCCAAGCCGAATACGACAGCAAGGTGCTGGTGGTCGCGCAAAAGGACTCTTTGACCGAAGACATCGATCAAGACAACCTTTATAAGTTTGGCACGGTTTGCCGAATTGTCAGCACCATGCCGCACGACAGCGATGACAATTGCATCAAAGTGCTGATTGAAGGCGAGTACCGCGCCCGCGTTGATCGTTTAGAAGACCATGACGACCTATTGATGGCAAGCTTTGAGCGCGCTGATTTGAACGTCGAGATGGACGAGCGCCAACAAAAAAACACCATCAAAGCGCTGATTAGCTTATTTGAAAGCTATGCGGACGCCCGCCTGCGCAACTCGCGTGAGCTGATTCGCGTTGCCAAACGCATTGATGATTTGCTTGAATTGGTATATTTCATCTCAACACGCGTGTCGATGGATTTGGATATCAAGCAGTCGTTTTTGGAAGAGGACGATTTAAAAGCGCACATTAATACCTTGACTGAATATTTGGTCAAGCAAAGCGCTGAGCAAAATATAGAGCAAGATATTCAAGATGCCGTTCGTCAGCAAATGGAAGACAATCAGCGCGAGTATTTTTTGAATGAAAAAATGAAAGCGATTAAAAACGAGCTTTCAGACCTTCATAACGGCGCGTTTGATGCGGAAGATGATACTGCTGAACTTGAGCAGCGCTTGGCTGAGGCTGATTTGCCAGAAGACGTTCGCAAAAAAGCCGAGCAAGAGTTTAAAAAGCTTAAAATGATGCCGCCTGCGTCCTCTGAGTCGTCCGTTGTCCGTAACTACATCGAGTGGATTTTGGACACGCCTTGGAACGCAGCAAGCAAAGTGTCTATCAACCTTGATAAAGCCAAAACCATCTTGGACGAAGACCATTACGGCTTGCAAGATGTGAAAGACCGCATCTTAGAATATCTAGCGGTGCAATCACGGGTGAAAAAACTTCGCGGTCCTATTTTGTGCCTCGTTGGTCCTCCAGGGGTAGGTAAAACCTCGCTTGGTGAATCCATCGCGCGCGCCACCGGTCGTAAGTTTGTCAGAATGGCACTGGGCGGCGTCCGTGATGAAGCCGAAATCCGTGGTCACCGTCGCACTTATATCGGCGCGATGCCCGGTAAAATCGTTCAGTCTTTGGCAAAAGTTGAAGTCAAAAACCCGCTATTTTTACTCGATGAAGTCGATAAAATGGCGCAAGACTTCCGCGGTGACCCAGCGTCGGCGCTTTTGGAAGTGCTTGACCCATCGCAAAACGACAGCTTTAACGACCATTATTTAGACATGGACTTGGACTTGTCGCAAGTGATGTTTATCTGTACCGCCAACAGCATGGACATTCCGCCAGCGCTGCTTGACCGGATGGAAGTGATTCGCCTTCCGGGTTATACCGAAGAAGAAAAAATCAACATCGCCCAAAAGTACCTTGTACCAAAAGCGGTGAAGCAAAATGGTCTTAAAGACGGCGAGATTGAAATCGTTGATGCTGCGCTGCACAGCATCGTTCGCAGCTACACTCGTGAAGCTGGCGTTCGAAACCTTGAGCGCGAAATCAATAAAATCTGCCGAAAAGTCGTCCGTGAGTCGGTCGAATCGCACGGCGCTCGCGCTCCGAAAAAAGACGAGCGCAACCTTGTCACCGTTGATGACAACAACATTGATGACTATCTAGGCGTTCATCAGTTCGACTACGGCTTAGCTGAAAAAGAGCCTGAAATCGGTCGCGTGACCGGTCTTGCTTGGACGCAAGTCGGCGGTGAGCTGTTGACCATTGAAGCGGTAGCGATGAAAGGTAAAGGCGAGCTGATTTTCACAGGCTCTCTTGGCGATGTGATGAAAGAGTCGATTCGCGCCGCCATGAGCGTGGTTCGCGCTCGCGGGGATTTGCTTGGTATCGATTATGAAACCATCAAAAACACTGACATTCACGTTCATATGCCAGAAGGCGCAACCCCAAAAGATGGTCCTTCAGCCGGTGGCGCACTGACGACGGCTTTAGTTTCGGCATTGACCGGAATTGCCATCCGTCCTGATATTGCCATGACAGGGGAAATCACCCTTCGCGGCAAAATCTTGCGCATCGGCGGGTTGAAAGAGAAGCTTCTTGCCGCCCATCGCGGTGGTATTAAGCACGTGTTGATTCCGGAGAGCAACGAGCGCGATTTGGCAGACATTCCGGATAATGTCAAAGAAGGTCTGACCATTCAGCCGGTATCGACCATTGACGAGGTGTTAAAAGCGGCTTTGGTGAGCGTTCCCGACCCTATCAAGCCTGCCAAAGTCACGGTAGATACCACCAAAGGTAATGCGCTGCATAATTAA